In bacterium, a single window of DNA contains:
- a CDS encoding hydrogenase maturation protease produces the protein MTDSATEPSIVVIGYGSELRGDDAVGQHIAAAVAEWNIPNIRALAVHQLTPELAAVLASAQFAIFADASADPHQTEARIESLEYEGATTTIFHSATPQSLIALSQSVYDQSPQAWLVSVPTDTFEFGAELTPTAQHGMETALEHIKILISELLTAR, from the coding sequence GTGACAGACTCTGCAACTGAACCCTCTATTGTCGTAATTGGCTATGGGAGCGAACTGCGCGGTGATGATGCTGTTGGTCAACACATTGCGGCAGCAGTGGCAGAGTGGAACATCCCGAATATAAGGGCGCTTGCGGTACATCAACTAACGCCGGAATTGGCGGCTGTACTTGCAAGCGCCCAATTTGCTATCTTCGCTGACGCCTCCGCCGATCCCCACCAAACTGAAGCTCGAATCGAATCATTAGAATACGAAGGAGCAACCACCACCATCTTTCATTCAGCCACCCCCCAATCGCTCATCGCACTATCCCAATCCGTCTACGACCAATCCCCTCAAGCCTGGCTGGTTTCAGTCCCAACAGACACTTTTGAATTCGGCGCCGAGCTAACTCCTACTGCGCAACATGGCATGGAGACTGCTCTAGAACACATCAAGATTTTAATCTCAGAGCTT